A segment of the Psychrobacillus sp. FSL K6-2836 genome:
GACATGTCATTCAAACCTTCTTGAACTGATGCCTCAGGCTAAGAGCATCAATCTATTGATATTAAAATATAAGCGAGGGTGAGTAATATTAGTGAATTTTTAACAATTAATCATAATAAAATGGAGATTCTTCAAAAAGGGAAAAATGGTACACCAATAATTATCCTAACAGGGATGGGTTGCTCTTTTGATGAGTGGTACGATGTAATAGAGGCATTAAGCAAATCAAGCAGAGTAGTCTTGTTTCATAGACCTGGACTTGGTGAGAGTGAAATTCGAAACGAAATCCGTAATACACAAGCAGTCGTAAATGAAATAAATGAGTTGATGCTTCTACTTGGAATTCTTGAACCCGTGGTACTAGTTGGTCATTCGTATGGAGGTTTATGTGCCCAGCATTTTGTGAAAAAGCATCCAAAAAAAGTTGCAGGACTAGTATTAGTTGACTCGACTTCTATTGATTTAAAGGTCTTAGACAATTTAGATATACCAGTATTGAATGAAGGTTCAACCGATGAGATCTGGTTGGAGAAATGTGATGCTTATTCTCGAATGGATCGAGAAGAATTAAGAGAAATAATTAATCCTACTCTCACAGAAAAACAAAAAAAACTTCCTTTTTTTGTACAGCAGCGATTAATAAATTTCCAGATAAATCCTTCTTTATACAAAGCAATGCACTCTGAAATTAGCAACTGGAAGCAGGACGCAGATACTATTAAGAACCTAGGAGAATTTCCTAATATTCCTTTAATTGTAATTGGTCGAGATAAAGAACATAATATTAGGTTAGGAACTAAGGATGGTTTACCAGAGTGGGAGTTAAGGTTATTTGAAGAAAAGTGGCAAGAACTAATTATGAACCAAGTAAATCTATCTCAAAATAGTAAATTAATAATAGCAACAGAGGCAAGTCATTCAATACATATTGATAGACCAGATATTATTATTCAATCAATAACATGGATGGTTAAAGAATAATTTTGTCTTCAACTACCTGGTACTTTAGTTAAACAAGGAAAAATTTACAGAGAGAATTAGTAAATAGAAAATAGTGTGAAGTGGGGTTCGGAAATGAAGCAAGTTCTTGATAAAATAAAGGAATTAGAGTCAGGTGATGTGGGAATTATTATTTACTCTCATTCAAAACAAGATATACTTTTATCATTAAATAAAGGATTATTAGTACCTCTTGCATCTGCAGCAAAAGTTGCTATTGCCTTTTGTATCGCTAAACTGGTTGAAGAAAGACATTATAAATGGACTGATATCGTTGAAGATATAATTTTCAATCCCTAAGAAGATAGCTACGAAGTATATCCTCACTTTCAGGGCAGAGATTTCTTAGCTCTCCAAGATGCGGTAGAGGTGATGATAGCCTGTCACGATAGCTTTGTAGCAGAGAGAATTGTTCATTTTTGTGGTGGATGGGAAATGATTAACAATAAAATAAAATCCTATTTTAATAACATAAATATTACTCAAAATCCCAGAGACTTGGATAACAATGGAAAATTGATTGAGATGTTAGAACTTTTACGTTTAATACATCAAGGATACCAAACTACTCCTGATTTATGGATTCCAGTTATTAATGGTTTAGTTAGGCAACGAGGTGATATAGAGGGTATTCCAAGTCAATTCTTAAATCATATGACTGGCGGATTAGATAATGTAATAGTTGATATTGGAATAATGGGTGAGTTTTCCAAAAACCCATTATTATATGTTTTAGGTGCAAAGGATTTACCAAATCGATACAAAGATCAATTAGCAGATGAAATAATTATTGATGCAATCAAATTACTCTATGATGAGTACTGTATTCAAGAAGTTGAACTGGCAAATAAAAGTCTATCTAATTCTTAGTGCTTGTTAAACTAACGAGTGCTTTACTTGATGATTATTGAACGGCTTAGACGGTTCCTTTTTCTTATTATGCTTCCGGAGAAGTTTTGTTGAAGAAGAAGTTAAAAATTGGAGTAAAGAGGAATTATATATTAAATGGCGTAATCTGAATTTCTGAGGCAATTTCATAAAAAGAACAGCCGCTTATTATTCTATTTTGGCAGAAATATTAAAGTAATTGGTGGTTTCTTTAAACGTTTTGTCTATATTATTTGAAAGGCGGAACTATGAACTTGATTGATTATTTTGAACGTAAAATAAGATTAAAAGACTTTGAAGTTTGGGATATCCGGATCAGTAACCAACATTATTCTTTAGTCTTATTAGATGAGTTTCGACCAGCAACATTTGAGGAGTTTGAAATGCCTGAGCTAATTTATGAAGAAGATGACCAACGTGTAAATTATGTATCTGCTACATATTTCTCAAAAGAACCTATTAAAGATGAACACAGAGAAATACTTGGTGGATTTGCACGAATGCTGACTGAACATTTAGCATTGGCACATTGTGAAGTTATTATTAAGATGTATCAAGAAAAACCAGAAAAAGCGATAGAACGAATTATGTTAACTAAATATGGTTTCAAAGAGTCTGAAATTCCTTTAGAAAAGCTATGGCACTTTAACCAAGAATAAAGGTTTAATTAGGTGTAGGTGTACCTACTACATCATCCGATGGCGTAAGTGCTTACCTAGTGTTTCTCCGAATTTTTCATTTATAAAACTAAAAACTTTAGATGCTTCTTGTTCAATGAAATCTGTTGCTTCTAGAATGGATATATCATTTTCTTGATGAAGTATCGGATTTGGGCAAGGGGTAGGTAAATTCAAGAAAAACCGTATTCGAATTGAAGATTATTAATGAATGAGGGTTTTTACGAAAAACGAAGTATAACATATATTATATTCAGTTGGGTCCAACTCCTTTTGCATTTGATTTTAAGCATACATTTGATGAAAAAGGGGAGAGGTTCTTGATTAAGTAGCAGGGGCACACTGGAGGGAATTGTGAAGTATTACACTTAAACTATCGTGTACTTTAGTATACAAATGGCTGCCTTTAATGGTAGCTTTTTCTTATTGAACTATCGTAGTAGGTTTGTTGAATAGGCAGCAATGTACTTCTAATAGAAACACAGTTTTAATGGAAAACGTTAGAGAAGGGGATAAACAAGTTTTCAATGCAGTTAAGAAATTATGGCAATAATAGAAAATGTTCCTTTGACAGCTTGAGGAGGAAATTGATACAACGGTAAAAAGGATATATTCTATTAACAGATACATGCTCGTATCAAACAAATTGGTCTAGTCAAGTACGAAAAAACGTATTACATGCCCATATTGCTTTTGGTTCAATTCTATTAGAGGTTAAA
Coding sequences within it:
- a CDS encoding alpha/beta fold hydrolase, with product MSNISEFLTINHNKMEILQKGKNGTPIIILTGMGCSFDEWYDVIEALSKSSRVVLFHRPGLGESEIRNEIRNTQAVVNEINELMLLLGILEPVVLVGHSYGGLCAQHFVKKHPKKVAGLVLVDSTSIDLKVLDNLDIPVLNEGSTDEIWLEKCDAYSRMDREELREIINPTLTEKQKKLPFFVQQRLINFQINPSLYKAMHSEISNWKQDADTIKNLGEFPNIPLIVIGRDKEHNIRLGTKDGLPEWELRLFEEKWQELIMNQVNLSQNSKLIIATEASHSIHIDRPDIIIQSITWMVKE